One genomic segment of Pseudomonadota bacterium includes these proteins:
- a CDS encoding glycoside hydrolase family 3 C-terminal domain-containing protein, whose amino-acid sequence MNWKFARAAVGALLSVVTFSSAAPASAEEPVYKNLDRSFEERAADLVSRMTLEEKVSQLQNDAVAIPRLDVPAYEWWNEALHGVARAGAATVFPQAIGMAATFDTPLMTQVATAISDEARAKHHEFARHEQRKRYQGLTFWSPNINIFRDPRWGRGQETYGEDPYLTARMGVAFVKALQGDDPKYRKVDATAKHYVVHSGPEADRHHFDVYPSERDLWETYLPAFRALVQEGHVASVMGAYNRVNGESASGSHRLLTEILRNQWGFKGYVVSDCDSIDDIWRFHKIVPTPEEASVIGIRSGLEVNCGKTYATLTSAVKKGLITEAEIDAAVRRAFLTRFQLGMFDPDDKVKWAQIPYKVNQSPEHDALARKAAQESIVLLKNSGVLPLDKAKLRSIAVIGPTADEIMSLLGNYYGTPAAPVTILQGIRDAVGPNTKVNYSRGADLVEGREEPRAAPLIEPAYLRPEAASQTQGLKGEYFRGKEFAGAPVLTRIDPRVAFRWDRGAPTDTLVAQGELTQAAALGVDDYSIRWTGKLLPPKTGKYELVVGANDGFRLYIDGKVVSDGWEPNPRVASKSAFVELEAGRSYDIKLEYFEADRDAEVRLAWRLPGAKPPLEEALDAAKVSDVVVFVGGLTGDVEGEEMKVNYPGFAGGDRTDLRLPGSQQKLLEALQATGKPVILVLTTGSAIAVDWEQTKLPAILVAWYPGQRGGNAVADVLFGAVNPSGRLPITFYKADEKLPAFDDYSMKNRTYRYFEGKPLYPFGFGLSYTTFQYSGLKLDKSSVAADGSVQAAVTVKNTGKRPGDEVVQLYLQPLDPKRTRALKELRGIERIALKPGESRVVKFAIRPARDLPIYDDTKKAYAVDAGKFEVQVGASSADIRAKTTLDVTN is encoded by the coding sequence ATGAATTGGAAATTTGCGCGCGCCGCGGTTGGCGCCCTGCTCTCCGTCGTCACATTTTCCTCGGCTGCCCCCGCTTCCGCCGAGGAACCGGTCTACAAGAACCTCGATCGCAGCTTCGAGGAGCGCGCGGCGGACCTCGTGTCGCGCATGACGCTCGAAGAAAAAGTATCGCAGCTGCAGAACGATGCCGTCGCGATTCCGCGCCTCGATGTACCGGCATACGAATGGTGGAACGAGGCGCTGCACGGCGTAGCGCGCGCCGGTGCGGCAACCGTTTTTCCGCAGGCGATCGGCATGGCCGCCACCTTCGACACGCCGCTGATGACGCAGGTCGCCACGGCGATCAGCGACGAGGCGCGCGCCAAGCACCATGAATTTGCCCGGCACGAGCAGCGCAAGCGTTACCAGGGGCTCACCTTCTGGTCGCCCAACATCAACATCTTCCGTGACCCCCGCTGGGGCCGCGGCCAGGAAACCTACGGCGAAGACCCCTACCTCACCGCGCGCATGGGCGTCGCGTTCGTGAAGGCGCTGCAGGGCGACGATCCGAAATACCGCAAGGTGGACGCAACCGCCAAACACTACGTGGTGCACTCCGGCCCGGAGGCGGACCGCCACCACTTCGACGTATATCCTAGCGAACGCGACCTCTGGGAGACCTATCTACCGGCGTTCAGGGCGCTGGTGCAGGAAGGTCATGTCGCTTCGGTCATGGGCGCGTACAACCGCGTCAACGGGGAATCTGCTTCGGGCAGCCATCGCCTGCTGACGGAAATCCTGCGCAACCAGTGGGGCTTCAAAGGGTACGTGGTGTCGGACTGCGACTCGATCGACGACATCTGGAGATTCCACAAGATCGTGCCGACCCCCGAGGAAGCGTCCGTCATCGGCATCCGCAGCGGCCTCGAAGTGAACTGCGGCAAGACCTATGCAACGCTCACCTCGGCGGTGAAGAAAGGCTTGATTACCGAAGCGGAGATCGACGCCGCCGTGCGCCGCGCGTTCCTCACGCGTTTCCAGCTCGGCATGTTCGATCCGGACGACAAGGTGAAATGGGCGCAGATTCCCTACAAGGTGAACCAGTCGCCCGAGCACGATGCGCTGGCGCGCAAGGCGGCGCAGGAATCCATCGTACTGCTCAAGAACAGCGGCGTTCTGCCCCTCGACAAGGCGAAGCTCCGGAGCATCGCGGTGATCGGCCCGACGGCGGATGAAATCATGTCGCTGCTGGGCAACTATTACGGCACCCCCGCGGCGCCTGTGACCATCCTGCAGGGCATTCGCGATGCGGTCGGCCCGAACACGAAAGTGAATTACTCGCGCGGTGCCGATCTGGTCGAGGGCCGCGAAGAACCCCGCGCGGCACCGTTGATCGAGCCGGCGTATTTGCGTCCGGAAGCCGCCTCGCAAACGCAGGGTCTCAAGGGCGAATATTTCCGCGGCAAGGAATTCGCGGGTGCTCCCGTACTCACACGCATCGATCCGCGTGTCGCCTTCCGCTGGGATCGCGGCGCACCGACCGATACGCTGGTCGCCCAGGGCGAGCTGACGCAGGCGGCGGCGCTCGGCGTGGACGATTACTCGATCCGCTGGACCGGCAAACTACTGCCGCCCAAGACGGGGAAATACGAGCTCGTGGTCGGCGCCAACGACGGCTTCCGCCTGTACATCGACGGCAAGGTCGTGAGCGACGGCTGGGAGCCGAATCCGCGCGTCGCCAGCAAGAGTGCATTCGTCGAGCTCGAAGCGGGCAGGAGTTACGACATCAAGCTCGAATACTTCGAAGCCGACCGCGACGCGGAAGTGCGGCTTGCGTGGCGCCTGCCGGGCGCGAAACCGCCGCTCGAGGAAGCGCTCGACGCGGCGAAGGTGTCCGATGTCGTCGTGTTCGTCGGCGGGTTGACCGGAGATGTCGAGGGCGAGGAAATGAAGGTCAACTACCCGGGCTTCGCCGGCGGGGACCGCACCGACCTGCGTCTGCCCGGCAGCCAGCAGAAACTGCTCGAAGCACTGCAGGCCACGGGCAAACCCGTGATCCTCGTGTTGACGACCGGCTCTGCGATCGCGGTGGACTGGGAACAGACCAAACTACCGGCCATCCTCGTCGCCTGGTACCCGGGACAACGCGGCGGCAACGCCGTGGCAGACGTCCTGTTCGGCGCCGTGAATCCGAGCGGCCGCCTGCCCATCACCTTCTACAAGGCGGATGAGAAACTGCCGGCCTTCGACGATTACAGCATGAAGAACCGCACCTACCGGTACTTCGAAGGAAAGCCTCTCTATCCGTTCGGCTTTGGATTGTCGTACACGACGTTTCAGTATTCGGGGCTGAAACTCGACAAGAGCTCGGTGGCGGCGGACGGCAGCGTGCAGGCGGCCGTCACGGTCAAGAACACCGGCAAACGCCCGGGCGACGAGGTCGTGCAGCTATACCTGCAGCCGCTCGATCCGAAACGTACGCGCGCGCTCAAGGAGCTGCGCGGCATCGAGCGCATCGCACTGAAGCCCGGTGAATCGAGAGTCGTGAAATTCGCAATCAGACCGGCGCGCGATTTGCCGATCTACGACGACACAAAGAAGGCCTACGCGGTCGACGCCGGAAAATTCGAAGTGCAGGTTGGTGCTTCAAGCGCAGATATCCGTGCAAAGACGACGCTCGACGTGACCAACTGA
- a CDS encoding ACT domain-containing protein, translated as MKQHLAVSAIGSDRTGMVHDLTRVISDCGGSISESRMASLGNEFAMLVLVTGNWHSLAKLESELARLGESTGLSLHMKRTEPRAARAELLPYSIDVVCLDQAGIVTGLSGFCASRGIDIAEVSTRTYPAAHTGAQMFAVQMIINVPKRLQLAHLREEFMDYCDAQNLDAILEPVKS; from the coding sequence ATGAAGCAACACCTCGCCGTATCCGCCATTGGCAGCGATCGGACCGGAATGGTCCACGACCTCACCCGCGTAATCTCGGACTGCGGCGGATCCATCAGCGAAAGCCGCATGGCCAGCCTCGGCAACGAATTCGCCATGCTGGTGCTGGTCACCGGCAACTGGCATTCGCTCGCCAAACTCGAAAGCGAATTGGCGCGCCTCGGCGAATCCACCGGCCTGTCGCTGCACATGAAGCGCACGGAGCCGCGGGCCGCGCGCGCGGAACTGCTGCCCTATTCCATCGACGTGGTGTGTCTCGACCAGGCAGGCATCGTCACGGGCCTGTCCGGGTTCTGCGCCAGCCGCGGCATCGACATCGCCGAGGTTTCCACGCGCACCTACCCCGCCGCGCACACCGGGGCGCAGATGTTCGCGGTGCAGATGATCATCAACGTGCCCAAGCGCCTGCAGCTGGCGCACCTGCGCGAGGAGTTCATGGACTACTGCGACGCGCAAAACCTCGATGCGATCCTGGAGCCCGTCAAGTCCTGA
- the orn gene encoding oligoribonuclease, with protein MPSSDYLIWIDLEMTGLKPDTDVIIEMATIVTDVDLDVVAEGPVIAIHQSEEIIAGMDEWNTRTHGASGLIQRVRDSKYTLASAEARTMEFLRVLVEPNASPMCGNSICQDRRFLARQMPTLEAFFHYRNLDVSTLKELARRWAPGIIPGFSKRGEHKALADIQESIRELAYYREQFLAPEYQKL; from the coding sequence ATGCCGAGCAGCGACTATCTGATCTGGATAGATCTCGAGATGACGGGCCTCAAGCCCGACACCGACGTGATCATCGAGATGGCCACCATCGTCACCGACGTCGACCTCGATGTGGTCGCGGAGGGCCCGGTCATTGCGATCCACCAGTCGGAAGAAATCATCGCCGGCATGGACGAATGGAATACGCGCACCCACGGCGCTTCGGGCCTGATCCAGCGCGTGCGCGACAGCAAATACACGCTGGCCAGCGCCGAAGCCCGCACCATGGAATTCCTGCGGGTGCTGGTGGAGCCGAATGCCTCGCCGATGTGCGGCAACAGCATCTGCCAGGACCGTCGTTTCCTCGCCCGCCAGATGCCGACGCTCGAGGCGTTCTTCCACTATCGCAACCTCGATGTCAGCACGCTCAAGGAGCTCGCGCGCCGTTGGGCCCCGGGAATCATCCCCGGGTTCTCCAAACGCGGCGAACACAAGGCGCTCGCCGACATCCAGGAATCCATCCGCGAGCTCGCGTACTACCGCGAGCAGTTCCTCGCGCCGGAATACCAGAAGCTGTGA
- a CDS encoding YbaB/EbfC family nucleoid-associated protein — MRGGGNMMKQAMALQANMKKAQDEIANMEVTGESGGGMVKVTMTGKHEVKRVQIEPAVVSEDREMLEDLIAAAINDAVNKVDSQSQARMSSVMSGLNLPPGFKMPF, encoded by the coding sequence ATGCGTGGTGGTGGAAACATGATGAAGCAGGCCATGGCGCTTCAGGCCAACATGAAGAAGGCCCAGGACGAAATTGCCAACATGGAAGTCACCGGTGAATCCGGCGGCGGCATGGTCAAGGTGACGATGACGGGTAAACACGAAGTGAAGCGTGTGCAGATCGAACCGGCAGTCGTCTCAGAAGATCGCGAGATGCTCGAGGACCTGATCGCCGCGGCGATCAACGATGCCGTGAACAAGGTCGACAGCCAAAGCCAGGCGCGGATGTCGTCGGTGATGTCCGGGCTCAACCTGCCGCCTGGCTTCAAGATGCCGTTCTGA
- the rsgA gene encoding ribosome small subunit-dependent GTPase A yields MTAPLDADEFDAEVIAAYGRHLLVKSADGRELRARPAGRRLSIVCGDRVRCERDRKHDELLIVEVLPRRTLLARANVRGESEPVVANISQLVVVVAPLPQPDWFIVDRYLCAATAAGIAGAVAVNKSDLAANKSDADELAAFTAAGYAHVSCSATSGAGLESLKTLLAQGTSVLVGQSGVGKSSLVSALLPETDIETSLLDREEEGRHTTTASRSYPLASGGTLIDSPGVRDFAPAIEQLDSQTLGFPEVDRRASNCRFQDCRHMQEPGCAVSGAVEAGELSARRYESYRRLRRRYEELIETRGPGQRSRR; encoded by the coding sequence ATGACCGCACCGCTTGACGCAGACGAATTCGACGCCGAGGTCATCGCCGCGTACGGCCGGCATCTGCTGGTCAAATCCGCGGACGGACGCGAATTGCGCGCGCGCCCCGCCGGCCGCCGCCTGAGCATCGTCTGCGGCGATCGTGTGCGTTGCGAGCGCGACCGCAAACACGATGAACTGCTCATCGTCGAGGTCCTGCCGCGCAGGACACTGCTGGCGCGCGCCAATGTGCGCGGCGAGAGCGAACCGGTCGTTGCCAATATCTCCCAGCTCGTGGTGGTGGTCGCTCCATTGCCGCAGCCCGACTGGTTCATCGTCGACCGTTATCTGTGCGCCGCCACGGCCGCAGGTATCGCCGGTGCCGTCGCCGTCAACAAATCCGATCTCGCGGCTAACAAGAGCGACGCCGATGAACTGGCCGCCTTCACGGCAGCCGGCTACGCGCACGTGTCGTGCTCTGCGACGTCGGGCGCGGGTCTCGAATCATTGAAGACTCTGCTGGCGCAGGGGACGAGTGTGCTGGTGGGGCAATCCGGCGTCGGCAAATCGTCACTCGTAAGCGCCTTGCTGCCGGAAACCGACATCGAAACGAGCCTGCTGGACCGCGAGGAGGAAGGCCGCCACACGACCACCGCCTCGCGTTCGTATCCGCTCGCCTCCGGCGGCACGCTGATCGACTCGCCCGGCGTGCGCGATTTCGCGCCGGCCATCGAACAGCTCGATTCGCAGACGCTGGGTTTTCCTGAGGTTGACCGGCGTGCGAGCAACTGCCGATTTCAGGATTGCCGCCACATGCAGGAACCGGGATGCGCGGTGAGCGGCGCGGTTGAGGCCGGCGAGTTGAGTGCGCGCCGTTATGAAAGTTATCGGCGTCTGCGCCGGCGTTATGAAGAGCTCATCGAGACGCGCGGCCCCGGACAACGCAGTCGGCGTTGA
- a CDS encoding peroxiredoxin: MMEVGKKIPAFSLPRSDGTVWKTADAKGGKLVLYFYPKDMTPGCTLEGQDFRDLHAAFKRAKTTVLGISKDSCERHAKFRAREKFPFELLSDADEKVCRLFDVIQEKSLYGRKFMGIERSTFLIGADGKLEREWRKVRVKGHAAEVLEAAKSL; this comes from the coding sequence ATGATGGAAGTCGGCAAGAAGATTCCCGCCTTTTCGTTGCCGCGTTCCGACGGCACGGTGTGGAAAACCGCCGATGCCAAGGGCGGCAAACTCGTGCTCTATTTCTATCCGAAGGACATGACCCCGGGCTGCACGCTCGAGGGCCAGGACTTTCGCGACCTGCACGCCGCATTCAAGCGCGCCAAAACCACCGTGCTCGGCATCTCGAAAGACAGCTGCGAGCGCCACGCGAAATTTCGCGCCAGGGAAAAATTCCCGTTCGAGCTGCTGAGCGACGCGGACGAAAAGGTCTGCCGGCTGTTCGACGTGATCCAGGAAAAATCTTTGTACGGAAGGAAGTTCATGGGAATCGAACGCAGCACGTTCCTGATCGGCGCCGACGGCAAGCTCGAGCGCGAGTGGCGCAAGGTCCGGGTCAAGGGCCACGCCGCGGAAGTCCTAGAGGCGGCCAAGTCGCTGTGA
- a CDS encoding PhoH family protein, with the protein MHDPTAIFRFQEHDVYLPMVVLEELDANKKGLSEASRNVRQTSRFLDDLMRDATKDQIDAGLPLPSAINGQQQNNAPGASAGSGLPGSAGRLFFQTRQLSSALPDYLPGHGADNAILSQTLALQALHHEARVTLVSKDINLRIKAAVVGVHAEDYYSDKTIEDADVLYTGLAALPADFWEKAGKDIKSWKEADRTFYQVTGPIVSDLHVNQFVHEAGEQGIEAIVRRIEAGTATLELARDFRGERHSVWGVNARNREQNFALNLLMDPEIDFVTILGPAGTGKTLLTLAAGLMQTLESNRFAEIIMTRVTIPLGEDIGFLPGTEEEKMEPWMGALMDNLEVLTQTGEGGNWGRQATNDLLRNRIKIRSLNFMRGRTFLNRYVILDEAQNLTPKQMKALVTRAGPGTKIVCLGNIAQIDTPYLTETTSGLTYVVNRFRGWGHSGHITLVRGERSRLADFASDTL; encoded by the coding sequence ATGCACGATCCGACCGCGATCTTCCGTTTCCAGGAACACGATGTCTATCTACCCATGGTGGTGCTCGAGGAGCTCGACGCCAACAAGAAGGGTTTGTCGGAAGCCTCGCGCAACGTCCGGCAGACCAGCCGCTTCCTCGACGACCTGATGCGTGATGCGACCAAGGACCAGATCGACGCGGGGTTGCCGCTGCCGTCGGCCATCAACGGCCAGCAGCAGAACAATGCGCCCGGCGCCAGCGCCGGCAGCGGCCTGCCGGGTTCGGCCGGCCGGCTGTTTTTCCAGACCCGTCAGCTTTCCTCCGCCCTGCCAGACTATCTACCGGGGCACGGCGCGGACAACGCCATCCTGTCGCAGACACTCGCCCTGCAGGCGCTGCACCACGAAGCACGCGTCACGCTGGTGTCGAAGGACATCAACCTGCGCATCAAGGCGGCGGTGGTCGGCGTCCACGCCGAGGACTACTACAGCGACAAGACGATCGAAGACGCGGACGTCCTGTACACCGGGCTCGCGGCATTGCCGGCGGATTTCTGGGAGAAAGCCGGCAAGGACATCAAGTCGTGGAAGGAAGCGGATCGCACCTTCTACCAGGTGACCGGGCCCATCGTTTCCGATCTGCACGTCAATCAGTTCGTGCATGAGGCGGGCGAGCAAGGCATCGAAGCCATCGTGCGGCGAATCGAAGCCGGCACCGCGACGCTCGAACTGGCGCGCGATTTCCGCGGCGAACGGCACAGCGTCTGGGGCGTCAACGCGCGCAATCGCGAACAGAACTTCGCGTTGAATCTGTTGATGGATCCGGAAATCGATTTCGTCACCATCCTGGGGCCGGCCGGCACCGGCAAGACCTTGCTGACCCTGGCCGCCGGATTGATGCAGACACTCGAATCGAACCGATTCGCGGAAATCATCATGACGCGCGTGACGATCCCGCTCGGCGAGGACATCGGTTTCCTGCCCGGCACCGAAGAAGAAAAGATGGAACCCTGGATGGGCGCGCTGATGGACAACCTCGAGGTGTTGACGCAGACCGGCGAAGGCGGCAACTGGGGGCGCCAGGCCACCAACGACCTGCTGCGCAATCGCATCAAGATCCGCTCGCTCAATTTCATGCGCGGCCGCACCTTCCTGAACCGCTACGTCATCCTCGACGAGGCGCAGAACCTGACGCCCAAGCAGATGAAGGCGCTGGTGACCCGGGCCGGCCCGGGCACGAAAATCGTCTGCCTGGGCAACATCGCGCAGATCGACACGCCCTACCTCACGGAGACCACTTCGGGCCTGACCTATGTCGTCAACCGCTTCCGCGGCTGGGGGCATTCCGGGCATATCACGCTGGTCCGTGGCGAACGCTCGCGTTTGGCCGATTTCGCCTCTGATACGCTCTAG
- the dnaX gene encoding DNA polymerase III subunit gamma/tau, with product MSYLALARKWRPRSFAELVGQEHVRLALGNALTQGRVHHAFLFTGTRGVGKTTIARILSKCLNCESGVTATPDGTCASCKEIDEGRFVDLIEVDAASRTKVDDTRELLENVQYAPTRGRYKVYLIDEVHMLSTHSFNALLKTLEEPPPHVKFLLATTDPQKLPVTVLSRCLQFNLKRLPVTLISEHLAKVLAAEKISAEPAALKLVAQAADGSMRDALSLLDQLIAFGGGKVEEAGARSMLGTIDRDHVTKLARALAAGDAAKLLETARLLEEFSPDYAQVLDDLASLLTRIALRQLVPGYEGDELFDSALLAELAAAIAGEDVQLYYQTAILGRRDLGLAPDPRTGFEMTLVRMLAFRPAGSPARVQTTGGASAASAAAGTLPTAGGSPIVRPAAAGPIDPVQWARVIGDLDVTGAARQLATNCALLEHRGNTLRLVLDARGQVLNTPGNRDRLTQALAKYVGGQVKLEFVDGAPAAETPSQNVERRSAEATEAARRALEEDPTVRDMKSRFGATLHPESVRSTE from the coding sequence ATGAGTTACCTCGCGCTTGCGCGCAAATGGCGGCCGCGTTCCTTTGCCGAATTGGTCGGGCAGGAGCATGTGCGCCTGGCGCTCGGCAATGCGCTCACGCAGGGGCGGGTGCATCACGCCTTCCTGTTCACGGGCACACGCGGTGTGGGCAAGACCACCATCGCGCGCATCCTGTCCAAGTGCCTCAACTGTGAATCCGGCGTCACCGCCACTCCCGATGGCACCTGCGCCTCGTGCAAGGAAATCGACGAAGGCCGGTTTGTCGATCTGATCGAAGTCGACGCCGCCTCGCGCACCAAGGTCGACGACACGCGCGAGCTGCTCGAGAACGTGCAGTACGCGCCGACGCGCGGACGGTACAAGGTCTATCTGATCGACGAAGTGCACATGTTGTCGACGCACTCGTTCAACGCGTTGCTCAAGACGCTCGAAGAACCGCCACCGCACGTGAAGTTCCTGCTGGCCACCACCGATCCGCAGAAACTGCCGGTCACGGTTCTGTCGCGCTGCCTGCAGTTCAATCTCAAGCGGCTGCCGGTGACGTTGATCAGCGAACATCTGGCGAAGGTGCTCGCGGCGGAAAAGATCTCCGCGGAACCGGCCGCGTTGAAACTCGTGGCCCAGGCCGCCGACGGCAGCATGCGTGATGCCTTGTCGTTGCTCGACCAGCTCATTGCATTCGGCGGCGGCAAGGTCGAGGAAGCGGGCGCGCGTTCGATGCTCGGCACCATCGACCGCGATCACGTCACGAAACTCGCGCGCGCGCTCGCCGCCGGTGATGCGGCGAAGCTGCTCGAGACGGCGCGCCTGCTCGAGGAGTTTTCGCCGGACTACGCCCAGGTGCTGGACGATCTCGCCTCGCTGCTGACGCGTATCGCGCTGCGCCAGCTCGTGCCCGGATACGAGGGTGATGAATTGTTCGACAGCGCGCTGCTCGCCGAGCTCGCCGCGGCGATCGCTGGGGAAGACGTGCAGCTTTACTACCAGACGGCGATCCTCGGGCGCCGCGATCTGGGGCTCGCGCCCGATCCGCGCACGGGCTTCGAGATGACGCTGGTGCGCATGCTGGCGTTCCGCCCGGCGGGCAGCCCGGCGCGAGTTCAAACTACCGGCGGGGCGAGCGCGGCGAGCGCGGCCGCGGGCACGCTGCCCACGGCGGGTGGCTCGCCGATCGTGCGGCCGGCTGCCGCGGGACCCATCGATCCGGTGCAATGGGCGCGCGTGATCGGCGATCTCGATGTCACCGGCGCCGCGCGCCAGCTGGCCACGAATTGTGCGCTGCTCGAACACCGCGGCAACACGCTGCGCCTGGTGCTCGACGCGCGCGGCCAGGTCCTGAACACACCAGGCAATCGCGATCGCCTCACGCAGGCGCTGGCGAAATACGTCGGCGGTCAGGTGAAACTCGAGTTCGTCGATGGCGCGCCGGCGGCCGAAACGCCTTCGCAGAACGTCGAACGGCGCTCGGCCGAGGCGACCGAGGCCGCGCGCCGGGCACTCGAGGAAGACCCGACGGTGCGTGACATGAAATCGCGATTCGGGGCCACGCTGCATCCCGAATCGGTGCGGTCAACGGAGTAG
- the recR gene encoding recombination mediator RecR: MQHAAPLAKLIDALRALPGVGPKTAQRMAFHLLQGGRGGARTLAEALTAGLAAIGRCKRCRMLTDTELCSICASSSRETALLCVVESPADVVAVEQSGSYRGRYFVLHGHLSPLDGIGPEQIGAREFEALLDSGEVREVILATNPTVEGEATAHFLGERAGQRRIQASRIAHGVPIGGELEYVDGGTLAHALAGRHSV; encoded by the coding sequence ATGCAGCACGCCGCTCCGCTGGCAAAACTCATCGATGCATTACGCGCCTTGCCGGGTGTCGGCCCGAAGACGGCGCAGCGCATGGCGTTCCACCTGCTGCAGGGCGGCCGTGGCGGCGCCCGCACGCTGGCCGAGGCGCTCACCGCGGGCCTCGCGGCCATCGGCCGCTGTAAGCGTTGCCGCATGTTGACCGACACCGAGTTGTGTTCGATCTGCGCGTCGAGCTCGCGCGAGACCGCCTTGTTATGCGTGGTCGAATCACCGGCGGACGTGGTTGCGGTAGAGCAGTCCGGCAGCTATCGCGGCAGGTATTTCGTGCTGCACGGACACCTGTCGCCGCTCGATGGCATCGGGCCGGAGCAGATCGGCGCGCGCGAATTCGAAGCGCTGCTCGATTCGGGCGAAGTGCGCGAGGTCATTCTCGCGACCAATCCGACTGTGGAAGGCGAAGCCACGGCGCATTTTCTCGGCGAACGCGCCGGGCAGCGGCGCATCCAGGCAAGCCGTATCGCGCATGGCGTGCCGATCGGCGGTGAGCTGGAATACGTGGACGGCGGCACGCTGGCGCATGCGCTGGCCGGACGTCACTCCGTCTGA
- the dapA gene encoding 4-hydroxy-tetrahydrodipicolinate synthase, with protein MFAGSLVALVTPMQPDGSIDYDAWSRLLEFQVANGTTGIVVAGSTGESATVTDAELREMLLTARGVLGTRALLIANAGTSSTDTSVQRARWISELQVDALLVASPPYVRPTQEGLFRHFSAIAANSRIPVLLYNVPSRSAVDLLPATVARLSRVHGIAGIKEAVGEVARVRELVGSCAYDFRILSGDDLSARDCIGVGAVGVISVTANVAPRAMADMIAAAVRGERAAATQIDQRLVALHRNLFVESNPIPVKWAVARMGLMGGTLRLPLTELSAEYHAVVVESLFAAGITVNS; from the coding sequence ATGTTCGCCGGCAGCCTGGTGGCGCTCGTGACCCCGATGCAGCCCGACGGCAGTATCGATTACGACGCCTGGTCGCGACTCCTCGAGTTTCAAGTCGCCAATGGCACCACGGGCATCGTGGTGGCCGGATCCACCGGCGAATCGGCCACCGTGACGGACGCCGAACTACGCGAAATGTTGTTGACGGCGCGCGGGGTTCTCGGCACACGTGCATTGCTCATCGCGAATGCCGGCACCAGCAGCACCGACACTTCCGTGCAGCGCGCACGGTGGATCAGCGAGCTTCAGGTCGATGCCCTGCTGGTCGCGTCGCCACCTTATGTACGGCCGACCCAGGAAGGCCTGTTCCGACATTTCTCGGCGATCGCAGCCAACTCGCGGATTCCGGTGCTGCTCTACAACGTGCCCAGCCGCAGCGCGGTCGATCTGCTGCCCGCCACCGTGGCGCGCCTCTCGCGTGTGCACGGCATCGCCGGCATCAAGGAAGCAGTGGGCGAGGTCGCGCGCGTGCGCGAGCTCGTCGGCAGCTGCGCGTACGATTTCCGCATCCTCAGTGGCGATGACCTGAGCGCGCGCGACTGCATCGGCGTCGGTGCCGTGGGCGTCATCTCCGTCACCGCGAACGTGGCGCCGCGTGCCATGGCCGACATGATCGCCGCCGCCGTGCGCGGCGAACGGGCGGCCGCCACGCAGATCGACCAGCGCCTCGTGGCCCTGCATCGCAATCTGTTCGTGGAATCCAACCCCATCCCGGTCAAATGGGCCGTGGCGCGCATGGGACTCATGGGCGGCACGCTGCGTCTGCCGCTCACCGAGTTATCTGCCGAGTACCATGCGGTGGTAGTCGAGTCGCTGTTCGCGGCCGGCATTACCGTGAACTCCTGA